Below is a window of Allomuricauda ruestringensis DSM 13258 DNA.
ATTGGTGTAGGTGCGGTCATCGGTTCTTGGTTACCATACGTATTGACCAACTGGATTGGAATTAGCAATACGGCCGCGGCGGGCGAAGTTCCTTTAAACTTGCTGCTTTCCTTTGTAATAGGTGCGCTAGTGCTGATCATCAGTGTGGCAATTACGGTGTTTACCACAAAAGAGTACACTCCCAAGGAAATGGCTCTTTTAAACCAAAACGAAAAAGTCAAGGAAACAGAAAAATCGACAGGCGGCCTAATCGATATATTTACCGATTTTGCCAAAATGCCAAAGACCATGCGGCAATTGAGCTGGGTACAGTTCTTTTCCTGGTTTGGGCTGTTCGGTTTATGGGTGTTTGCCACTCCGGCCATTGCTGAGCATATTTATGGATTGGATCCCAACCATAGTCAAAGTACCGCCTATCAAAATGCAGGTGATTGGGTGGGCGTTTTATTTGGTGTGTACAACGGTGTTTCTGCCATCTTCGCTTTTTTTCTTCCTGCCATTGCCAAAAAAGTAGGCCGAAAAAAAACACACGCAATCTCATTGATCATAGGTGCCCTAGGCTTTCTATCCATTTATATTATGCCCAACGAAAATTGGCTGATACTTTCCATGATAGGCATCGGAGTCGCATGGGCCAGTATCTTGGCTATGCCATACGCTATTTTGGCAGGTGCCATTCCTCCACAAAAGATGGGAGTTTATATGGGCATTTTCAATTTTTTTATTGTGATTCCCCAAATTATAAATGCACTAATTGGAGGCCTAATGGTACAATACCTATACAACGGACATCCTATATATGCACTAATGACTAGCGGTATCGCCTTTTTAATTGCCGCCTTATTGGTTTCAAGGGTCGAGGATATAGACGAGAATGGAACTGCTATTTAATCGGAATTTATTATGTTCGGGCAATGTCAATATCCATAAAAACCACAGGTTTTAATCAAATTCTAACAATTTAATCCAAAAAACAAACAACACATCAATCACCCCTAAAATGAATCAAGACTATATACAATCACATCCATGGAGCATTATAGAAGAAGGTTTCGACAAGGAACGCATCAAATCTTCCGAAAGCCTTTTCAGTATGGGAAATGGGGTTATGGGGCAGCGTGCCAATTTTGAAGAATCCTATTCGGGCCCCACATTTCAAGGAAGCTATATTGGAGGCGTATACTATCCAGACAAAACCCGTGTCGGATGGTGGAAAAATGGCTATCCCGAGTATTTTGCCAAGGTTATAAATGCCCCAAATTGGATTGGCATCGATGTTAGTATCGATGGAGAGCCCTTGGATTTGGCCACTTGCACTAATATCAAAAACTTTAAGAGGGAGCTTAATATGAAGGAAGGATGGTACCGAAGAAATTTCGTCGCCACTACGCCCAATAATGTAGAAATAGAAGTTGTGGCCACTCGGTTTTTGAGTCTATCCCATGATGAAGTTGGAGCAATTCAATTTGAGATAACCCCAATGAATACTGATGCTGAAATTGTTTTTAAACCTTATATTGATGCTGGTATTACCAATGAGGATAGCAATTGGGACGATAAGTTCTGGAACACCACCAATATTGAATCCAATAAAAACAGAGCCTTTATTGAGTCTCACACCATGAAAACACATTTTAATGTGTGTACTTTTATGCAGGCCCATTTGGTTTACGGGGATACCATAAAAGAAACTCCTGATTCCCTAAATAAAGAAGAACTTGCAATCGGTTTTGAGTTTTCCCAAAAAATCAAGAAAGGAGAAAAGGTAAGTTTGATCAAATATGGTGGTTACGCGGTAGACCGAAACCATGACGCGAACAAATTAATGGAAGCTGCCAACTCAGTGCTGGATGAAGTTTCTTCCCTAGGTTTCGATAAACTTCTGGAAGAACAGAAAAAGGCATGGGCAGCTATTTGGGAAATGAGCGACATTACCATAAAAGGTGATGTAAAAGCCCAACAAGGTATCCGTTTTAATATTTTTCAATTGAACCAAACCTATACCGGAACAGATTCCCGATTAAATATTGGGCCAAAAGGATTTACAGGTGAAAAATATGGCGGAAGCACCTATTGGGATACCGAGGCCTATTGCCTTCCTTTTTATATGGCCACCAAAAATCAGGAAGTGGCCAGAAAACTGCTCAAATACAGATACAACCATCTGGATAAAGCCATAGAAAATGCCGAAAAATTGGGTTTCACCAAAGGTGCTGCATTATATCCTATGGTTACCATGAATGGTGAAGAATGTCACAACGAGTGGGAAATCACCTTTGAAGAAATCCACAGAAACGGTGCCATAGCCTATGCCATTTACAACTATACAAGATACACCCAAGACTATAGCTATGTTCCAGAAATGGGGTTGGAAGTACTGATCGGAATTGCACGATTTTGGCAACAACGGGTCAATTGGTCCACTCACCGCAATAAATATGTGATGTTGGGAGTAACCGGGCCCAACGAGTACGAAAACAACGTTCATAACAACTGGTACACCAATTATATTGCTAAATGGTGTTTGGAATATACTTTGGAGCAATTAAATTATGTACAGCAGGAGTATCCCAACGACTACAAAAGAGTTTTGGAAAAAACCCAATTGAGCAACGACGAAACTGGACTGTGGATAAAAGTAGCCGCCCACATGTACTTGCCCTATTCCGAAGAACATGGGGTTTACCTTCAGCAAGATGGGTTCTTGGACAAAGATTTGGTTCGCGTGGCCAAGTTGAATAAAAAAGAACGCCCCATTAACCAACATTGGAGCTGGGACAGAATTTTACGTTCCCCGTACATTAAACAGGCCGACACCTTGCAAGGGTTTTATTTTTTCGAAGACCATTTTACAGAACAAGAACTGGAAAAGCATTTCGATTTTTATGAACCCTTTACCGTACATGAATCTTCACTTTCACCTTGCGTTCATGCCATACAAGCAGCAAAGCTGGGTCGTATGGAGCAAGCGTATACTTTTTACCTCCGTACATCCAGATTGGATTTGGACGATTATAACAAGGAAGTGGAAGAAGGGCTTCACATTACTTCCATGGCAGGAACTTGGATGAGCATTGTGGAAGGTTTTGGGGGCATGCGTGTAAGAGACGGTAAGCTTTGCTTTTCTCCAAAAATCCCAGAGCAATGGGACAGGTATTCCTTCAAAATTAATTTTAGGGACAGGATTTTAAAGGTTACTGTTGCCCAAAGTGGCACAATAATTACGATGAACGAAGGGGAAAGCCTGGAAATTCTTGTCAATGGCGAACCCATCATTTTGGATCAACAATAAACTGAACAAATCGTTGAACTATAAACAATGAATTCATCCAAACGTCTTAGAAATCAAAGATTATTTATGTAGTTTCCCATATATTATTACTCCAAATTAAAAAATTTAACCATGAAAAGATTATTGCTATGTATTTTGGTGTTGCAGCTCGTGGGATGTGCGGAACTCCAACAAGTTGTAAACCAATTACCCCAAGGAACTACAGGAATCGGAAATGCCGAAATAGCACAAGGATTACGGGAAGCCCTGAATATGGGTATTGAGAAACAAGTGGATAAGCTAGCTCTGGAAAATGGCTTTTTTAGAAACGAACTTGTAAAAATCTTGCTTCCGGAAGAACTACAAAAAGTGGACAAAACCTTGCGTGATGTTGGCTTGTCCAGCTTGGCGGACGAAGGCTTGAGAATAATAAACCG
It encodes the following:
- a CDS encoding MFS transporter codes for the protein MFQKRRLSFWEIWNLSFGFLGIQMGFALQNANASRILQSFGADVHELSWFWIVAPLTGLIVQPIVGHYSDRTWTRLGRRRPYFLTGALLASLGLIFMPNADMFTAFLPSLWVGAGMLMVMDASFNIAMEPFRALIADMLPSDQRTLGYSIQTVLIGVGAVIGSWLPYVLTNWIGISNTAAAGEVPLNLLLSFVIGALVLIISVAITVFTTKEYTPKEMALLNQNEKVKETEKSTGGLIDIFTDFAKMPKTMRQLSWVQFFSWFGLFGLWVFATPAIAEHIYGLDPNHSQSTAYQNAGDWVGVLFGVYNGVSAIFAFFLPAIAKKVGRKKTHAISLIIGALGFLSIYIMPNENWLILSMIGIGVAWASILAMPYAILAGAIPPQKMGVYMGIFNFFIVIPQIINALIGGLMVQYLYNGHPIYALMTSGIAFLIAALLVSRVEDIDENGTAI
- a CDS encoding glycoside hydrolase family 65 protein translates to MNQDYIQSHPWSIIEEGFDKERIKSSESLFSMGNGVMGQRANFEESYSGPTFQGSYIGGVYYPDKTRVGWWKNGYPEYFAKVINAPNWIGIDVSIDGEPLDLATCTNIKNFKRELNMKEGWYRRNFVATTPNNVEIEVVATRFLSLSHDEVGAIQFEITPMNTDAEIVFKPYIDAGITNEDSNWDDKFWNTTNIESNKNRAFIESHTMKTHFNVCTFMQAHLVYGDTIKETPDSLNKEELAIGFEFSQKIKKGEKVSLIKYGGYAVDRNHDANKLMEAANSVLDEVSSLGFDKLLEEQKKAWAAIWEMSDITIKGDVKAQQGIRFNIFQLNQTYTGTDSRLNIGPKGFTGEKYGGSTYWDTEAYCLPFYMATKNQEVARKLLKYRYNHLDKAIENAEKLGFTKGAALYPMVTMNGEECHNEWEITFEEIHRNGAIAYAIYNYTRYTQDYSYVPEMGLEVLIGIARFWQQRVNWSTHRNKYVMLGVTGPNEYENNVHNNWYTNYIAKWCLEYTLEQLNYVQQEYPNDYKRVLEKTQLSNDETGLWIKVAAHMYLPYSEEHGVYLQQDGFLDKDLVRVAKLNKKERPINQHWSWDRILRSPYIKQADTLQGFYFFEDHFTEQELEKHFDFYEPFTVHESSLSPCVHAIQAAKLGRMEQAYTFYLRTSRLDLDDYNKEVEEGLHITSMAGTWMSIVEGFGGMRVRDGKLCFSPKIPEQWDRYSFKINFRDRILKVTVAQSGTIITMNEGESLEILVNGEPIILDQQ